From Lycium ferocissimum isolate CSIRO_LF1 chromosome 12, AGI_CSIRO_Lferr_CH_V1, whole genome shotgun sequence, one genomic window encodes:
- the LOC132039146 gene encoding pectinesterase-like — MAAVAAAPNNSVAYYYIKIKQGTYNEYVQIESWKTNIVFIGEGMGKTIISGNKSYVGGIGTAYTATVGVNGQGFIAQGITFRNIAGAKMLQAVALRAEAEFLTFYQCRFEGYQDTLYTKYGKQFYRDCNILGTIDFMCGDASAVFQNCLIEVREPLRGQYITITAEQKDHEAARTGLVLQNCTLKATPDLVKTDLPQFATSTRVNIYTVLLLWIGLEVLSCGVSLAIHEASSISSFSFCPHDFLLGLLLNDKETIKCFLEQVGFKVQKEA; from the exons ATGGCTGCTGTTGCAGCAGCTCCAAACAACAGTGTTGCATATTACTACATCAAAATAAAACAAGGAACCTACAATGAGTATGTCCAAATTGAAAGCTGGAAAACGAACATAGTTTTCATTGGAGAAGGGATGGGCAAAACCATAATATCTGGAAATAAAAGCTATGTTGGGGGCATCGGGACAGCTTATACTGCAACAGTGG GGGTGAATGGCCAAGGCTTCATAGCCCAAGGAATCACTTTTAGGAACATAGCTGGAGCTAAAATGCTACAGGCAGTAGCATTAAGAGCGGAAGCAGAATTTCTTACCTTCTATCAGTGCCGTTTTGAGGGTTATCAAGATACTCTATACACAAAATACGGTAAACAGTTTTATAGGGACTGCAATATCTTGGGAACTATAGACTTTATGTGTGGTGACGCATCTGCAGTGTTCCAGAACTGTTTAATCGAAGTACGCGAGCCTCTGCGTGGCCAATATATTACCATCACAGCGGAACAAAAAGATCATGAGGCTGCTCGAACAGGACTAGTGTTGCAAAACTGCACCTTAAAAGCTACCCCCGACTTGGTGAAAACGG ATTTGCCTCAGTTTGCAACTTCAACTCGTGTTAACATCTATACTGTTCTGCTTCTGTGGATTGGATTAGAGGTTCT GAG TTGTGGTGTTAGTTTGGCAATTCATGAAGCTTCAAGCATTTCCAGCTTCTCTTTTTGTCCCCATGATTTCCTTCTAGGATTACTTCTAAATGACAAGGAAACTATTAAATGCTTCTTGGAGCAAGTAGGATTCAAAGTGCAGAAGGAAGCATGA
- the LOC132039602 gene encoding uncharacterized protein LOC132039602, translating to MGTVQIFLQKNEAGDEKWRGSVGSLVEAPIDQVWNLVSQSSRLSEWMPVVERCTDLGGEEGFPGYVRLVSGFMFPQNDGDRSWIKERLVSMDTSSHSYVYKMEASNVGLDGSTNSLTLFDYEDNTTLVNWTFEINPLEGTSEDTIIDYLGFLYKSCINKIKCAIDTSSQSECTGE from the coding sequence ATGGGAACTGTTCAAATTTTTCTACAGAAGAATGAGGCAGGAGACGAGAAATGGCGTGGATCAGTTGGAAGCTTAGTGGAGGCTCCAATCGACCAAGTGTGGAACTTAGTATCACAAAGTAGTAGACTATCTGAATGGATGCCAGTGGTGGAAAGATGCACTGATTTAGGTGGAGAAGAAGGATTTCCAGGCTACGTTCGCCTAGTTTCTGGTTTCATGTTCCCCCAAAACGACGGAGACAGGTCGTGGATCAAGGAAAGGCTAGTTTCTATGGACACTTCATCACATAGTTATGTTTACAAAATGGAAGCAAGCAATGTAGGTCTCGATGGATCGACGAATTCACTAACCCTCTTTGATTATGAAGATAATACAACTCTTGTCAACTGGACTTTTGAAATAAATCCACTGGAAGGCACCTCCGAGGACACAATCATAGATTACTTGGGATTTCTTTATAAATCttgtataaataaaattaaatgtgCTATAGATACCTCCTCTCAAAGTGAATGTACTGGAGAGTAA